The following coding sequences lie in one Steroidobacter denitrificans genomic window:
- a CDS encoding nuclear transport factor 2 family protein: MSTDTLAITAHKNSIANAMAGKKAQWLELFDENAVVHDPVGTSPHDPNGVGFRGKEEIARFWDLMIGKGNLVIAPVKRLPCGENIAAVAMTATNILDELKTYIDMVGIYEVNASGKIISLKVYWDINALRRQLAQAGAA, encoded by the coding sequence GTGAGCACCGATACCTTGGCCATCACGGCCCACAAGAACTCCATCGCCAATGCCATGGCGGGAAAAAAAGCACAGTGGCTGGAACTGTTCGATGAAAACGCCGTCGTGCACGACCCCGTAGGCACCTCACCGCATGACCCCAACGGGGTAGGCTTCCGCGGCAAAGAGGAAATCGCCAGATTCTGGGATCTGATGATCGGTAAGGGCAACCTCGTCATCGCTCCCGTCAAGCGCCTCCCTTGCGGAGAGAATATCGCTGCAGTCGCCATGACGGCGACCAATATCCTCGATGAATTGAAGACCTACATCGACATGGTGGGCATCTATGAAGTGAATGCGAGCGGCAAGATCATCAGCCTGAAGGTCTACTGGGATATTAATGCCCTGAGGCGGCAACTCGCCCAGGCAGGCGCAGCGTGA
- a CDS encoding TIGR03619 family F420-dependent LLM class oxidoreductase, which produces MRFTYLESLCDISHFRPLAVAVEKAGFSSFALPDSIMYPKETDSKYPYLSSGDRSFINAPMLDPFILATHMAAYTQTLQFTTFVAKLAVRNPVLVAKTVSSLAALSNNRFRFGVGLSPWPEDFAVCGQPWEKRGDRMSEMIEIVRGLCAGDFFEYHGKFYDFGPIKLNPTPTRPMPILLGGHAEAALRRAVSMGDGWMHAGGDRDDLKSLLDRLQQIRRELGVADKSFEIHVISVDAFTPDGIRRLEDMGVTDVIVGFRNIYDPRSAGQPLAQKLIALEKYAERVILKV; this is translated from the coding sequence GTGCGTTTCACTTATCTTGAAAGTCTTTGCGACATCAGCCACTTTCGTCCCCTCGCGGTGGCTGTCGAGAAGGCTGGTTTTTCTTCTTTTGCGCTACCCGACAGCATCATGTATCCCAAGGAAACCGATTCCAAGTATCCCTATTTGTCTTCGGGTGACCGGTCCTTCATCAATGCCCCGATGCTGGATCCGTTCATTCTCGCCACCCACATGGCGGCATACACCCAGACGCTGCAGTTCACTACCTTCGTCGCCAAACTAGCGGTTCGCAATCCGGTCCTGGTCGCCAAGACCGTATCCTCCCTCGCAGCGCTCAGCAACAACCGTTTCAGGTTCGGTGTCGGTCTCAGCCCCTGGCCGGAGGATTTCGCCGTGTGTGGTCAGCCTTGGGAAAAACGTGGCGATCGCATGAGCGAAATGATCGAGATCGTGCGCGGCCTGTGTGCCGGCGACTTCTTCGAATATCATGGAAAATTCTATGACTTCGGGCCGATCAAGCTCAACCCGACACCCACTAGACCGATGCCTATTTTGCTTGGCGGGCATGCCGAGGCGGCGCTGCGCCGCGCCGTGTCGATGGGCGACGGCTGGATGCATGCCGGAGGCGATAGGGATGACCTGAAATCGCTGCTCGATCGGCTGCAACAAATCCGGCGGGAACTCGGGGTCGCCGACAAGTCCTTCGAAATCCACGTGATTTCCGTCGACGCCTTCACCCCCGACGGGATCAGGCGACTGGAAGACATGGGAGTGACCGATGTCATCGTTGGTTTTCGTAATATCTATGATCCGCGATCGGCTGGTCAGCCATTGGCACAAAAGCTGATTGCGCTCGAGAAATATGCCGAACGCGTCATTCTAAAAGTCTGA
- a CDS encoding NAD(P)-dependent oxidoreductase produces the protein MKVAYIGLGSMGAPQARLIARAGHQLAVHDAFPAARAAFRSLARIADSAADAAQDAEIACVCVRDDRQVNEVVLGDAGLVQTLASGSLILIHSTVEIATLHALQAKLAPRGIALVDAPVSRTRSTDEEAFVFTLLGGDTRDVERARTLVTAFSTDVEHLGPLGAGMAAKIANNLVTWTHLVVGSQAANLAAYHGVTYEKLRRVMTANGNLTPTVTAMLDGKQQSPPGTNPVRDQFLASQAGIGEKDLGLAIDCGKAAGLSVAMMSATRELVRGMMTGALVQPAR, from the coding sequence ATGAAAGTCGCCTATATCGGGTTGGGAAGCATGGGCGCCCCCCAGGCACGCCTGATCGCTCGCGCCGGGCACCAACTCGCCGTCCACGATGCCTTCCCGGCTGCACGCGCGGCGTTTCGCAGCCTCGCCAGGATCGCCGACTCCGCCGCCGATGCCGCACAGGACGCTGAGATCGCCTGCGTATGTGTCCGGGATGATCGACAAGTCAATGAAGTCGTGCTGGGGGATGCCGGGCTCGTCCAAACGCTTGCCTCCGGCTCGCTGATACTCATCCACAGCACCGTGGAGATCGCCACCCTGCATGCGCTGCAGGCAAAGTTGGCGCCACGCGGGATTGCACTCGTCGATGCGCCGGTCTCACGTACCCGCAGCACCGATGAGGAAGCCTTCGTCTTCACCCTGCTAGGAGGCGATACCCGCGATGTGGAGCGAGCCCGCACGCTGGTCACAGCTTTTTCAACGGATGTCGAGCATCTCGGCCCCTTGGGCGCGGGCATGGCGGCCAAGATAGCCAACAATCTCGTCACCTGGACACACCTGGTCGTCGGCTCGCAGGCCGCCAACCTCGCTGCCTACCATGGCGTCACCTATGAAAAGCTTCGTCGCGTCATGACAGCGAACGGCAATCTGACTCCGACCGTCACCGCCATGCTCGATGGCAAACAGCAGTCTCCTCCCGGCACCAACCCGGTCCGCGATCAATTTCTGGCTAGCCAAGCCGGGATTGGCGAGAAAGACCTCGGATTGGCTATCGACTGCGGCAAAGCAGCTGGCCTGAGCGTCGCCATGATGTCCGCGACCCGCGAACTTGTACGCGGCATGATGACGGGGGCTTTGGTGCAACCTGCGCGATGA
- a CDS encoding SDR family oxidoreductase, which yields MNIKNVIIFGAAGQQGRPQVREALRQGYRIRAVSRRLDAFNDPEYKDVQTLSADYDVPASLEAALEGMDAVLVQLPSGGNLEHTLGQCANLSSAIKKSTVRLIVYNTSNWGPDTPCGVPIYDYVLKFEETFRATGVPLVIFRPGIFMDNLATPFMKPMFVNEGVYRYPHTLDAAYDWICHEDLAKFMIAALQRPDLAGRKIHLGGRERLTTAQVIAILSEAIGRPIRYEYITSRKLGEDLYDLTVAGQGTGGVLAGVTRDEYAADLEAFYDFVDHSPLKPFQADMKKVLALIPIQMTDMRTWAGRQDWSRT from the coding sequence GTGAACATCAAGAATGTAATTATCTTCGGTGCCGCCGGACAACAGGGGCGGCCACAGGTGCGGGAAGCCTTGCGCCAGGGCTATCGAATCAGGGCAGTCAGCCGTCGTCTGGACGCCTTCAACGATCCTGAATACAAGGATGTCCAAACGCTCAGTGCCGATTACGATGTTCCTGCCTCGCTCGAGGCGGCGCTGGAAGGAATGGACGCGGTACTCGTCCAGCTGCCGTCCGGGGGAAATCTCGAACATACGCTCGGACAGTGTGCGAACCTGTCGAGCGCGATCAAAAAATCGACCGTCCGGCTCATCGTCTACAACACCAGCAACTGGGGACCGGATACGCCCTGCGGCGTGCCGATTTACGACTATGTTCTGAAGTTCGAGGAGACCTTCCGCGCCACAGGCGTACCGCTGGTCATATTCCGGCCGGGAATCTTCATGGATAACCTGGCAACGCCCTTCATGAAACCGATGTTCGTCAACGAAGGCGTTTATCGCTATCCGCACACGCTCGATGCCGCCTACGACTGGATTTGTCACGAGGATCTCGCGAAATTCATGATCGCGGCGTTGCAGCGACCGGACCTGGCGGGTCGTAAAATCCATCTCGGCGGGCGGGAGCGGCTGACCACCGCACAAGTAATCGCCATTCTTTCCGAGGCTATTGGACGGCCGATACGCTACGAGTACATCACTTCCCGCAAACTCGGCGAAGATCTTTACGATCTGACCGTGGCCGGACAAGGGACCGGGGGCGTGCTCGCAGGTGTGACACGCGATGAATACGCGGCCGACCTCGAAGCTTTCTATGACTTTGTCGACCACTCGCCGCTCAAGCCGTTCCAAGCCGACATGAAGAAGGTGCTGGCGCTGATCCCGATCCAAATGACCGATATGCGGACCTGGGCGGGAAGGCAGGACTGGAGCCGCACATGA
- a CDS encoding alpha/beta fold hydrolase: MTSFVLVHGGSHGAWCWERLIPHLQADSRVESVVAVDLTGHGTRRGAKSSDAITLADYIDDVVGEIETRNLHEVVLVGHSLAGITLPRAAERITGRIRRLIYLSTSNPPAGQSIADLMRHPLSPVSRRLDARGMFCNDLDDDAAAWLLSKLEPEPPGPMREPVPTVAAAVGLKSTYILLERDAALPPAYQREQARNAGVDEVVAFEAGHDAFISRPRELADILLRYT, from the coding sequence ATGACGAGCTTTGTACTGGTCCACGGAGGCTCGCACGGCGCATGGTGCTGGGAACGTCTGATACCTCATCTCCAGGCCGATTCCCGTGTCGAATCGGTGGTGGCCGTCGATCTGACCGGTCATGGCACGCGCCGCGGCGCGAAGTCTTCCGATGCGATCACTCTCGCCGACTATATCGACGATGTTGTCGGCGAGATCGAAACCCGAAATCTTCATGAAGTCGTGCTCGTCGGCCACTCGCTTGCCGGTATCACCCTCCCTCGAGCCGCGGAGCGGATCACCGGGCGGATCCGGCGGCTCATCTATCTCTCGACTTCGAATCCCCCGGCCGGCCAGTCGATCGCCGATCTCATGAGGCACCCCCTGTCACCGGTTTCGCGACGCCTCGACGCTCGGGGCATGTTCTGCAACGACCTGGATGACGATGCTGCGGCGTGGCTGCTCTCGAAGCTCGAACCCGAGCCGCCGGGTCCCATGCGCGAGCCTGTTCCCACCGTTGCCGCAGCCGTCGGCTTGAAATCGACCTACATTCTTCTGGAACGCGACGCTGCATTACCGCCTGCATACCAGCGCGAGCAGGCGCGAAACGCCGGTGTCGATGAAGTGGTGGCATTCGAGGCGGGACATGATGCCTTCATATCTCGGCCGCGCGAGCTGGCGGATATCTTGTTGCGCTACACGTAG
- a CDS encoding carboxymuconolactone decarboxylase family protein translates to MSDSNRRARGAAMLQKVYAGIVPVPPEGKSAFADLMLEQLFAEVWTREALSVRDRRLLTMGVIAALGETNTWGIQVRAALANGELTAEQAREALIHLAQYAGYPRASGLLPVTEEAIAAANDAKS, encoded by the coding sequence ATGAGCGACTCGAATCGACGGGCCCGGGGGGCGGCGATGCTGCAAAAGGTGTACGCCGGCATCGTACCCGTACCGCCCGAGGGAAAAAGTGCCTTCGCCGATCTGATGCTCGAGCAGCTGTTCGCCGAAGTATGGACGCGCGAGGCACTCTCGGTCCGCGACCGGCGCCTGCTCACCATGGGTGTGATCGCCGCGCTGGGCGAGACGAACACCTGGGGCATCCAGGTGCGTGCGGCGCTCGCCAATGGCGAACTGACAGCGGAACAGGCGCGCGAGGCACTGATCCATCTTGCCCAGTACGCGGGCTATCCGCGCGCCAGCGGGCTGCTACCCGTCACCGAGGAAGCGATCGCCGCGGCGAACGACGCCAAGTCCTGA
- a CDS encoding TonB-dependent receptor: MKNPGHAIHELCFAMLAAPALALASTSVQAQSTGQSFVLEEIVVTAQKREQNIQDVPVAVTALSADSIIGNRIHGISDLNAVTPNLTIRPGAGGARFPQYSMRGLYTYGSALGTDKGVSLYIDDVYVQAAGGSLFEFADVEQIEVLRGPQGTLFGRNSTGGAISVRTRKPTGEFGIHQELTTGNYNQFRSKTRIDFPRVGPLSLTASYLRSERDGDTRNLGAGTAWDHSVSGKGILTSPKRLGDESVDGVFVAADLDFHEDLDLSYKFDLSDTDYTPNASGIAYLVTPATGIYGGVPTNFYNANAFYGASNPALMTPITTKRPKAVNNWYSTEGTNKVYGHNLTATWRVNDWATLKNVLAYRKMNLYTNYHFDGLGGLYIPGTSLPFLFTATNAKEINKQWSDELQLNITHDRFDLTAGVIHFQNDQEVSGIAGEYNMIAGAAIMGQGTPQVGTPFVVPANTGYVPPTVKAKSDAFYIQPEIHLTDQVDFVVGYRITRDNKKGKDVIPGVIQGTLPPNGIYETSNGRFEPIRYKDTRDTYLVGFNYKPVDNILTYVKYATGFISGGQLATIEFAPEKAKSYELGVKSELFDRRLRSNLALYHVDYSLIQQITLGSQTGQASAANFGQAVVPSADATAYGFEWENTLVAMDGLTLGANVGFTHFKYDQDTVFRGFDGSGGFVYVSGAPGFQSFNRPKWTGNLFAQYDGPQNIAGGYLSLRVDGQFKGKYLMTSDLTPGAGPTAQEDPALRKAATSPDQWLVNARLALSDIELRNARLGVSLWGKNVFNNRHIAQYVPAGFIGLAIYEQARTYGLDLTVDF, encoded by the coding sequence ATGAAGAATCCTGGACATGCCATTCATGAGCTGTGCTTTGCGATGCTCGCCGCGCCCGCTCTGGCGCTGGCATCGACGAGCGTGCAGGCACAGTCGACCGGTCAATCTTTTGTGCTCGAAGAGATCGTGGTGACGGCGCAAAAGCGCGAACAGAACATCCAGGACGTGCCGGTGGCGGTGACCGCGCTGAGTGCCGATTCCATCATCGGTAATCGTATCCACGGTATCAGCGATCTCAATGCCGTCACGCCCAACCTGACGATCCGTCCCGGCGCCGGCGGAGCTCGTTTCCCGCAGTATTCGATGCGTGGTCTGTATACCTATGGTTCCGCCCTGGGAACGGACAAGGGCGTATCGCTGTACATCGATGATGTATACGTGCAGGCTGCCGGCGGTTCGCTGTTCGAGTTTGCCGATGTCGAACAGATCGAAGTGTTGCGCGGCCCGCAGGGAACACTTTTCGGCCGAAACTCTACCGGCGGCGCGATCAGCGTTCGCACGCGCAAGCCCACCGGCGAGTTCGGGATCCACCAGGAGCTCACCACCGGTAATTACAACCAGTTTCGTTCCAAGACGCGCATCGACTTCCCGCGTGTCGGACCGCTCAGCCTGACGGCCTCCTATCTGCGTTCCGAACGTGATGGCGACACCCGTAACCTCGGCGCCGGTACGGCCTGGGACCATAGCGTGAGCGGCAAGGGCATTCTGACCTCGCCCAAGCGGCTGGGCGATGAAAGTGTCGATGGTGTTTTCGTGGCGGCCGACCTGGATTTCCACGAGGATTTGGATCTGTCCTACAAGTTCGATCTGTCCGATACCGATTACACGCCGAATGCCTCGGGTATTGCCTATCTGGTGACCCCGGCTACCGGTATATATGGCGGTGTCCCGACTAATTTTTATAATGCCAATGCGTTCTATGGTGCCAGTAATCCGGCTCTGATGACGCCCATTACGACCAAGCGTCCGAAGGCCGTCAACAACTGGTACTCCACCGAAGGCACCAACAAGGTTTATGGCCACAATCTGACGGCCACCTGGCGAGTGAACGATTGGGCGACCTTGAAGAATGTTCTTGCCTATCGCAAGATGAATCTTTACACCAACTATCACTTTGACGGCCTGGGCGGCCTGTACATACCAGGTACCAGCCTGCCTTTCCTGTTCACGGCAACCAATGCCAAGGAAATAAACAAGCAGTGGAGTGACGAGCTGCAGCTGAACATTACCCACGACCGGTTCGATCTTACCGCCGGCGTCATTCATTTCCAGAATGACCAGGAAGTGTCCGGTATCGCCGGGGAATACAATATGATTGCGGGTGCGGCCATCATGGGCCAGGGTACGCCGCAGGTGGGAACTCCCTTCGTGGTGCCGGCCAATACCGGCTATGTTCCCCCGACCGTGAAGGCAAAGTCGGATGCCTTCTATATTCAGCCGGAAATCCATTTGACCGATCAAGTCGATTTCGTGGTCGGCTATCGTATCACTCGCGATAATAAGAAAGGCAAGGACGTCATTCCTGGGGTGATCCAAGGCACACTGCCGCCTAATGGTATATATGAGACCTCAAACGGTCGCTTTGAACCTATTCGTTATAAGGATACCCGCGATACCTATCTGGTCGGCTTCAACTACAAGCCGGTGGACAATATCCTCACCTATGTCAAGTATGCGACGGGCTTCATCTCCGGTGGCCAGCTGGCCACGATCGAATTTGCCCCGGAGAAGGCCAAGTCCTACGAGCTGGGTGTGAAAAGCGAGCTGTTCGACCGTCGTCTACGCAGCAATCTGGCGCTGTATCATGTCGATTACAGCCTGATTCAGCAGATTACGCTGGGTTCACAGACGGGTCAGGCGTCGGCGGCGAACTTCGGGCAGGCCGTCGTCCCCAGTGCCGATGCCACGGCCTACGGCTTCGAGTGGGAGAACACCCTGGTGGCCATGGACGGACTCACGCTGGGCGCCAATGTCGGCTTCACCCACTTCAAGTATGATCAGGACACCGTATTCAGGGGGTTTGACGGTAGTGGAGGTTTTGTCTATGTCTCCGGAGCGCCTGGGTTCCAGAGTTTCAATCGTCCGAAGTGGACGGGTAATCTTTTTGCCCAGTACGATGGTCCGCAGAACATCGCCGGCGGATACCTGTCGCTGCGCGTCGACGGGCAGTTCAAGGGCAAGTACTTGATGACTTCCGACCTGACTCCCGGTGCCGGTCCGACGGCGCAGGAGGATCCGGCGCTGCGCAAGGCGGCGACCTCGCCCGATCAGTGGCTCGTCAATGCACGTCTCGCCTTGAGCGATATCGAACTGCGCAATGCCAGACTCGGGGTCTCGCTCTGGGGTAAGAATGTCTTCAATAATCGTCATATAGCCCAGTATGTCCCGGCCGGCTTCATCGGCTTGGCCATCTATGAGCAGGCGCGGACTTACGGTTTGGATCTGACCGTCGATTTCTAG
- a CDS encoding helix-turn-helix domain-containing protein, which produces MPANLHEVRNLGIRDYPIREYPIPNGCSRFILPTDLRRALHGHALSSDLYTRAAGHYRRDPGHNAFLQACHVIYYCVGGEVRLRSDDYDWRLGPGEIAVSPPGRVQLTATTKGKRLTFYWLAFSGTLSTDYIQFIDPSEQVTRVGLNPELIVQFEKLCQLHDLQLANFTINRFVNCANLLKALLTSIPMLASHEANEKKNRIDLDRIRGFMVERLDDPPRLEEMARIANLSPYHFLRTFKKLTGLAPMRYFIRMRLQHACSLLETTQMPIKQISFTVGYADPQYFSRSFHQSFGMTPHAYRSRASRSTAAS; this is translated from the coding sequence ATGCCTGCAAACCTGCACGAGGTGCGCAACCTCGGGATCCGCGATTACCCGATCCGGGAGTACCCAATCCCGAACGGATGCTCGCGCTTCATCCTGCCGACCGATCTGCGTCGGGCATTGCACGGACACGCACTGAGCAGCGATCTTTACACTCGAGCAGCCGGTCATTACCGCCGGGATCCTGGACACAACGCCTTCCTACAGGCGTGTCACGTCATCTATTATTGTGTCGGCGGCGAGGTAAGGTTGAGGTCGGACGACTATGACTGGCGGCTCGGTCCCGGCGAAATCGCAGTCAGCCCACCGGGCAGAGTTCAGTTGACGGCGACGACGAAGGGGAAGCGGCTGACGTTCTATTGGCTGGCATTCTCCGGTACTCTGAGCACAGACTACATCCAGTTCATCGATCCTTCCGAACAGGTGACTCGCGTCGGCCTGAATCCTGAGTTGATCGTTCAATTCGAGAAGCTGTGCCAACTACATGATCTGCAACTGGCAAATTTCACGATCAATAGATTCGTCAACTGTGCCAATCTTCTGAAGGCGCTTCTGACCAGCATTCCCATGCTCGCTTCGCACGAGGCTAACGAGAAGAAGAATCGCATCGATCTAGACCGGATTCGTGGTTTCATGGTGGAGCGACTCGATGATCCTCCGCGATTGGAAGAAATGGCGAGAATCGCCAATCTCTCACCCTATCATTTTCTAAGGACTTTCAAGAAGCTGACCGGCCTTGCGCCGATGCGTTACTTCATTCGTATGCGCCTGCAGCACGCCTGTAGCCTGCTCGAGACGACCCAGATGCCGATCAAGCAGATATCGTTTACCGTAGGCTATGCTGATCCCCAGTATTTCTCTCGGAGCTTCCACCAATCCTTTGGCATGACGCCCCACGCCTATCGGAGCCGAGCCTCACGGTCAACGGCAGCCTCCTAA
- a CDS encoding TonB-dependent receptor translates to MMMSIARSDDMAVRKAHSLRSVILAGAALATVLPIVQTLAADQAFVLEEIVVTAQKRKQNIQDVPISVTALSSDSIVANRIESVNDLSAITPNLTVRPAAGANRSPQYSMRGIYTFGSALGTDKGVSLYIDGVYVQNAVGSLFQFADIEQIEVLRGPQGTLFGRNSTGGAISITTRRPTGEFGFRQELTSGNYSQFRSKTRIDLPRMGPLSLTASYLYSDRDGDTRNLGAGTVWDHGPATGGAKGFLTSPKRLGDEKVKGVFVAAEFDFHEDFDLSYKFDLSDTDFTPPAVGVAYLATPAAAELGGTPPSTTPYVFYNASPNLMTPITTKRPDAVNNWYSTDGVTKTYGHNLTANWRVNDWATLKNILAYRRTSLYINNQTDGLGGLIVPGTETPFVFVANNSGGFDKQWSDELQLNITRDRFDLTAGLIHFQNDQETLGIAGAFNSLQGAALMGQGTLFAGTPFVIPANSGFFRPSVKAKSDAFYIQPEIHLSDKLDFVVGYRITKDDKKGTEVMPGSVSPVYSPSLGQSSPIRYKDTRDTYLVGFNYKPADNLLTYVKYATGYISGGQLATIEFAPETAKSYEAGVKSELLDRRLRSNLAVYHVKYGSIQQAALGSQTGIPSSIPFGQAIIPTADATAYGFEWENTLVPVDRVMLGAGVGYTRFKYDDDTVFSGYRITHGAPGFQEYNRPEWTGNLFAQYDGPQIFAGGHLSARVDGQFKSKYLMTSDTSPGSGLTAQEDPVYRKAATAPDQWLVNARFALSGLEVRGSKVELSLWGKNIFDNGNIVQYSGLGFAGAVIYERARTYGLDLNVEF, encoded by the coding sequence ATGATGATGAGCATAGCCCGGTCGGACGACATGGCGGTGAGAAAGGCCCACAGCCTGCGCTCTGTGATACTTGCAGGAGCGGCGCTGGCGACGGTTCTGCCTATCGTGCAGACGCTGGCAGCCGATCAGGCCTTTGTACTCGAAGAAATTGTGGTGACCGCGCAAAAGCGCAAGCAGAACATTCAGGACGTGCCGATCTCGGTCACTGCGTTGAGCTCCGATTCGATCGTCGCCAATCGCATCGAGAGCGTGAACGATCTCAGCGCGATCACACCGAATCTCACGGTTCGCCCTGCTGCAGGTGCCAACAGGAGTCCTCAGTATTCGATGCGCGGCATCTATACATTCGGTAGCGCTCTAGGAACGGACAAAGGCGTATCGCTCTATATCGACGGCGTGTATGTGCAGAATGCAGTGGGTTCGCTCTTTCAGTTCGCCGACATCGAGCAGATCGAAGTGTTGCGTGGGCCTCAGGGTACACTGTTCGGCCGCAACTCGACTGGTGGTGCGATCAGTATCACCACCCGCAGACCGACCGGAGAGTTTGGTTTCCGTCAGGAGCTGACCTCCGGTAACTACAGCCAGTTTCGGTCGAAGACGCGCATCGATTTGCCGCGCATGGGGCCGCTCAGCCTGACGGCTTCCTATCTATACTCCGATCGCGATGGCGACACCCGCAATCTCGGCGCCGGAACGGTGTGGGATCATGGTCCAGCGACCGGCGGTGCTAAGGGGTTTTTGACTTCGCCAAAGAGGCTGGGCGATGAGAAGGTCAAAGGTGTCTTTGTCGCCGCCGAGTTCGACTTTCATGAAGATTTCGATCTGTCCTATAAATTCGACTTATCCGACACAGATTTCACGCCGCCCGCCGTAGGGGTTGCCTACCTGGCGACGCCGGCTGCCGCGGAGCTCGGCGGCACCCCTCCTTCCACCACTCCATACGTATTTTACAACGCCAGCCCGAACCTGATGACACCCATCACGACAAAGCGCCCGGACGCCGTGAATAACTGGTATAGCACTGACGGTGTGACCAAGACCTATGGTCATAACTTGACGGCCAACTGGCGGGTAAACGATTGGGCAACGCTCAAGAACATCCTTGCTTATCGCAGGACGAGTCTATACATAAATAACCAAACCGATGGTCTGGGTGGACTAATCGTACCGGGTACCGAGACGCCATTCGTGTTCGTGGCGAACAATTCCGGAGGATTCGATAAGCAGTGGAGTGACGAACTACAGCTCAATATCACCAGGGATCGATTTGATCTTACCGCCGGACTGATCCACTTCCAGAACGATCAGGAAACGTTAGGCATTGCCGGTGCATTCAACTCGCTGCAGGGTGCGGCTCTGATGGGACAGGGAACACTCTTTGCGGGAACTCCCTTCGTGATACCTGCGAATTCCGGATTCTTTCGTCCAAGTGTAAAGGCGAAGTCCGACGCCTTCTATATTCAGCCGGAAATTCATCTTTCTGATAAGTTGGATTTCGTGGTGGGCTATCGCATCACCAAGGATGACAAGAAGGGAACGGAGGTCATGCCCGGTTCGGTTAGTCCCGTGTACTCGCCATCGTTGGGTCAGTCCTCTCCGATCCGCTACAAAGATACCCGTGATACCTATCTCGTCGGTTTCAACTACAAGCCGGCGGATAATCTGCTCACCTATGTCAAGTATGCTACAGGGTATATCTCGGGCGGGCAGTTAGCCACGATCGAATTCGCTCCGGAGACGGCCAAGTCCTATGAAGCCGGCGTGAAGAGCGAACTCTTAGATCGGCGACTGCGCAGCAATCTCGCCGTATATCACGTGAAATATGGCTCGATTCAGCAGGCCGCTTTGGGATCACAGACCGGCATTCCTTCGTCGATTCCTTTCGGTCAAGCCATTATTCCAACCGCTGATGCGACGGCTTATGGTTTCGAATGGGAAAACACGCTGGTTCCGGTCGATCGGGTGATGCTTGGCGCCGGTGTGGGATACACCCGCTTCAAGTACGATGACGACACGGTATTTTCGGGATATCGCATTACTCACGGGGCGCCTGGATTTCAGGAATACAATCGCCCGGAGTGGACCGGTAATCTTTTTGCTCAGTATGATGGCCCGCAGATCTTTGCTGGCGGTCATCTCTCGGCGCGAGTGGATGGACAGTTCAAAAGCAAGTATCTGATGACCTCCGATACGTCGCCTGGATCCGGGCTGACCGCACAGGAGGATCCTGTCTACCGTAAAGCTGCAACGGCGCCCGACCAATGGCTCGTAAATGCCCGGTTCGCGTTGAGCGGTCTGGAGGTGCGAGGTTCAAAGGTGGAGCTCTCGCTCTGGGGCAAAAATATCTTCGATAACGGAAATATCGTTCAGTATTCCGGGCTGGGTTTTGCGGGCGCGGTCATCTATGAGCGGGCGCGAACCTACGGTTTGGATTTGAATGTCGAGTTCTAG